The window GCAACCATTTCTAATTAGAGAAGCCTCCTCTGGCTCTATCCAAGTCTCCATTTCTTCTTCGGTCCCTCACCTCTTCATGTTTCCCTCTATCCCTCTCCTCTTCGCTCGCAGCCTTAGTCTCCTTGCTGAACCCATGTCCCAGTTCCGAGTCCTGTGGCGAAGACCCCACCAACTGCACCGACTCCAGTTACCCTTCTTGCCAGGATAGTCACACCTTCAGCACCTTCCTCCTTGACCTCTTCAAGCTGACCATAAGCCTAGGGGACCTTGAGAAGAGCGAGAACACCAAGTACCCAGGGGTCTTCATCATCCTCCTGGTTACCTACATCATCCTCACCTTCGTCTTGCTGCTCAACATGTTGATCGCTCTCATGGGGGCGATGGTGGGACAGGTCTCCAAGGAGAGCAAGCAGATTTGGAAGCTCCAGGTAAGAATGGGTGTCCTTCCATGTC of the Sceloporus undulatus isolate JIND9_A2432 ecotype Alabama unplaced genomic scaffold, SceUnd_v1.1 scaffold_15222, whole genome shotgun sequence genome contains:
- the LOC121918528 gene encoding transient receptor potential cation channel subfamily V member 4-like, which translates into the protein LVSLLNPCPSSESCGEDPTNCTDSSYPSCQDSHTFSTFLLDLFKLTISLGDLEKSENTKYPGVFIILLVTYIILTFVLLLNMLIALMGAMVGQVSKESKQIWKLQWASTILDIECSFPIFLCKAFRSVEMVTVSKTLDGTPDRRGVS